The Daphnia carinata strain CSIRO-1 chromosome 9, CSIRO_AGI_Dcar_HiC_V3, whole genome shotgun sequence nucleotide sequence TGGGATACGTAAAGCTGTTAACAACTTAcgcagacaatttttttatctgcCATGCCAGCCACAAAAAGATGTTGTTTATCTTCTTCAGGGTTGAACTTGACGCAGTAGGGAACTTTTTTGTTGGTAAATCGAGATACAACCTGTCCTGTTTCGGTATCCCATAATTTTATGTAACGATCATACGCTgcagaaagaaatttttcgcCTCCATTGTTGAAGGCAATATCTCGAACAGCTTGCCGATGACCAAAATAAGTTCGGACGCAGCGCCGATCTTTGTATACTTCCCAGATCTAATGAGtgaaatattcaaaagctACTTTTTAACAGGATAAATTTCAACCATCAACAAACCTTGACTCTCCCATCCATGCTGCATGAAAGAAGTAGGTGGGCAGTCTTGGGGAACCACCGAATTTGGGCAACTCCCTTGTTGTGTCCTGTCCAggcatgaatttgttttttggggaTGAAACATTTATTAGGAGGAGTATCAGAACGCAAATTGACTCCAATGTCGTGAGGTGCGTGTAAAAAGTTTCGGCCTTGGTAATCCACAGGGTCATCAACTGTAAAAATGATGATTATTTCAGTTTTCTTATGCATATAGTACACTGAAGAAGTTTCTTACTGTGAAGtgatgttttttcttcaatggcTTTTTCTTCATACCTGGGTTTACcccttttcttcattttagcTAAGTACTCATCAAGCTCTGCTTTGTCAGCCTGCaatgacaaattttttttttttttttttttttttttttttaccttttgtttttagtaaaagGATATACTGTTTTACCTCGGAGGGCTTAGCGCTTCGACTTTCATTTTCATAGGGAGCCCAAGGTCCTTTATATCCTTCTAAATCAGCAGAATCAtcattcttttctattttccttttcactcCAGCTCTGCTGGGATCAGGTCTATTGGGATTCTCAAACACTGTTCGTCCGGAGGAGGATTCAGCTGACTCGATGTCACCTACATAACTGTTTCCTTCATTCTGAGACAGTCCAACAGTAGGATCTAGGGCATAACCTGTTTACACAGTAATCTTTGAGTGGCTGGAACAAAATCTGAAGCAAAACATATTCTTACCAAAACTGGTAAAAGTTTTACGCTGTGCCTCAAACTGGAATTCACTTAGATGGGCTGGCTCAACAAATCCAGCAACTGTATTCCTATGTGCTCTTTGTTGCCCAGTTTTGAAAGGGCAATCAGGTCCCAACGTGGGGGCAAAGAGTTCTTCTGCTTTAGGATTATATAGCAGTTCTTTAGAAGAAGGATCTACATGCCGCAGAGGATCTAATTCCTCCTATAAAGTTTATCacagttattcaaattcacaTAATCTTGTAAAAATTATAACTTGCATTTGGTAAAACGTCGGGTGCTGCCGTTACGGGAACGATTAACTTCTGATTAATTAACTCCGACGTATTAATGGGGTTAAGATGAGAATCTTCTCCACTTCCACTATCATCATCACTACTTCCATATTCGCGCAAAGCTGCCACGGAGGCCATTacaatattatttatttaacaaGCCAAAAACTTTTTCAACTATCTCATTTGCAAACCGCGAAAAGATACAACCAAAATGTCAAGCAACACGTTAGAAGCAGGGTTGCCAGTGATTACATCGCcaagaaagcgaaaaaaggTAATTCATAAATATTtagaaggtaaaataaaatagacttcggtttgttttttatacgGATTGATTAATTACATAGCTTTCCATttgatattttgaaaatttattttcgtaaCTAAATCGCGCTTTCATGCCCCATGTTGTTAGTTACCATCTGACTGCATAGAAAAGTATAGATTGGCTACTTCAACAAAAACAGCATGCTTATTTCTATGtttcaaatctttttcctttttaaataaatctaGAATGAAATTTGAACCATTTCGTGGAAGCTACAGATGGGATGGGACACTGGAACTTGTCCCTTTCTACAATTTGCATGAGATCAGAAATCTACATTTATTTCTCATGTAGATGGCGCGGAAAAAAGTGACAGCAGTCGCATGGCAGTCCGTACTTACTATATCCACTAAACCTGCCAGCAGGGCGAGTAGTCTGCTTTTGTCAGCCAGGGCATTTATGCCACAACAGCGTTTAGAATTATCACACGGTGGTGGTGGCAAAAAGCTGGATGCAAAGTTTGATAAGCGATGAACATTGAAATTGGGTGATTCCTATAACGAGCAGAACAAGACCAGTTAATTGGATTGGATGGAAATTCATAGACTTGTGGGAGTGTGCTGCCTATTTCATTCTTGTGCAATAGTTGCTCTGGAGGGCAACTCGGTTCGAAATGGGTCTCGAGAATATTTTACCTACCTATCATAGGTCACCGACCAAGTTACCGATATCTCTAAACAAATTGTGTCGCTCCAAGGAAAGAGTTTTGCTGGGGTTTGTGTGTTTTGGACTTGTGGTGGGCTGCTTTGGaacagttttctttctccctgaGCTACGTACAGGGATTGCTTTGCCATCAATCAATAGTGTGTACAAGGTCTATGAACATGTGCAGAAAGTTGGGCCAGAATTTATATTGCAACTACCACCATTAGCAAAAGATGATGTTCATGAAGGCAGAGCACAACAACATCATGGTCAAATTGACAAACCTGATTTTCATTTACTTGAAGACCAGGCCAGACTAAAAGCCAAAATTGAAACACAAGAAAGGCTAGAGCTGGAGCAAAATCAGATGAAAGTTCTTCCTAGGCCTGTCATTCCATCAAGTAAA carries:
- the LOC130688218 gene encoding pre-mRNA-processing factor 17-like, encoding MASVAALREYGSSDDDSGSGEDSHLNPINTSELINQKLIVPVTAAPDVLPNEELDPLRHVDPSSKELLYNPKAEELFAPTLGPDCPFKTGQQRAHRNTVAGFVEPAHLSEFQFEAQRKTFTSFGYALDPTVGLSQNEGNSYVGDIESAESSSGRTVFENPNRPDPSRAGVKRKIEKNDDSADLEGYKGPWAPYENESRSAKPSEADKAELDEYLAKMKKRGKPRYEEKAIEEKTSLHIDDPVDYQGRNFLHAPHDIGVNLRSDTPPNKCFIPKKQIHAWTGHNKGVAQIRWFPKTAHLLLSCSMDGRVKIWEVYKDRRCVRTYFGHRQAVRDIAFNNGGEKFLSAAYDRYIKLWDTETGQVVSRFTNKKVPYCVKFNPEEDKQHLFVAGMADKKIVCWDTRTGEAVQEYDRHLGAVNTITFVDENRRFVSTSDDKSLRVWEWDIPVDMKYIADPTMHSMPAVTLAPNLKWLGCQSMDNKIVIYSALNRFKLNRKKTFKGHMVAGYACGLDFSPEMSYVISGDADGKVFVWDWKTTRVLARWKAHQAVCSSVLWHPHETSKIASAGWDGLIKFWD